In Fibrobacter sp., the genomic stretch ACGGACAAGGAAGTCTACAACATTCCGGTGTTGCTCCTCATTGGCTGGCGCGGACGCCCGGGCGTTCATGACGAACCGCAACATGTGAAGCAGGGCAAGGTGACTACCGGCATCCTCAACACGATGGGCGTGAACTTTGACGTGCTCTGCAAGGAAGAGGACAAGGCTGCAAAGCAGATTGCGAAGGCCGTAAATACGATGAAGGAAACGGGCGAAGTCTATGCGCTCGTCATCGAGAAGGACACCTTCGAAGATTACAAGCTCCAGAGCGTCGAAAAGAACGATTTGACGATGAGCCGTGAAGAGGCCATCCAGACAGTTGCCGCCGCGCTTGGCGAAAAGGATGTCATCGTCTCTACTACGGGCATGATCAGCCGCGAACTTTTTGAATACCGCGCCCAGAAGGGTGAAGGCCACGAACGCGACTTCCTCACGGTGGGTTCCATGGGACACGCCTCGCAGATCGCGCTCGGCATCGCGATGGAAAAGGACAATCGCAAGGTCTGGTGTTTCGACGGCGACGGTGCGACTATCATGCACATGGGTTCCATGGCGATTGTCGCAAGCAAGTCCCCTGCAAATTACGTGCACGTGGTGTTCAACAACGGTGCGCACGACTCCGTGGGC encodes the following:
- the aepY gene encoding phosphonopyruvate decarboxylase, which codes for MISPKFFIDTLGSYGIDFFAGVPDSLLKNICAYIADNKDAKHNVIAANEGAAVGLAAGYHLATGKIGVVYMQNSGEGNIINPLASLTDKEVYNIPVLLLIGWRGRPGVHDEPQHVKQGKVTTGILNTMGVNFDVLCKEEDKAAKQIAKAVNTMKETGEVYALVIEKDTFEDYKLQSVEKNDLTMSREEAIQTVAAALGEKDVIVSTTGMISRELFEYRAQKGEGHERDFLTVGSMGHASQIALGIAMEKDNRKVWCFDGDGATIMHMGSMAIVASKSPANYVHVVFNNGAHDSVGGQPTVGLKIDLPAVAKAVGYRDALSADSKESLAAALEKVKGMQGPVLLEVKVKKGNRKDLGRPTTTPIENKNALMEFLRK